The Budorcas taxicolor isolate Tak-1 chromosome 20, Takin1.1, whole genome shotgun sequence genome window below encodes:
- the EXOC3 gene encoding exocyst complex component 3, translating to MKETDREAVATAVQRVAGMLQRPDQLDKVEQYRRREARKKASVEARLKAAIQSQLDGVRTGLSQLHNALNDVKDIQQSLADVSKDWRQSINTIESLKDVKDAVVRHSQLAAAVENLKNIFSVPEIVRETQDLIEHGELLQAHRKLMDLECSRDGLMYEQYRMDSGNTRDMALIHSYFGSTQVLSDELAKQLWMVLQRSLVTVRRDPTLLVSVVRIIEREEKIDRRTLDRKRQTGFVPPGRPKNWKEKMFTILDRTVTTRIEGTQADTRESDRMWLVRHLEIIRKYVLDDLTVAKNLLAQCFPPHYEIFRSLLRTYHQALSARMQDLAAEDLEANEIVSLLTWVLNTYTSVEMMGNAELAPEVDVALLEPLLSADVVSALLDTYMSTLTSNIIAWLRKALETDRKDWMKETEPEADQDGYYQTTLPAIVFQMFEQNLQVAAQISEDLKTKVLVLCLQQMNSFLSRYKEEAQLYRDEHLRDRQRPHCYVQYMVAVVNNCQTFKESIVSLKKKYLKHEAEEGVSLSQPSMDGVLDAIAKEGCSSLLEEVFLDLEQHLNELMTKKWLLGSNAVDIICVTVEDYFNDFAKIKKPYRKRMIAEAHRRAVQEYLRAVMQKRISFRGAEERKDGAERMVREAEQLRFLFRKLASGFGEEMDSYCDTIIAVAEVIKLTDPSLLYLEVSTLVSKYPDIRDDHIGALLAMRGDASRDMKQTIIETLEQGPAQASPDYVPIFKDIVVPSLNVAKLLK from the exons ATGAAGGAGACTGACCGGGAGGCTGTCGCAACAGCGGTCCAGAGGGTTGCTGGAATGCTGCAGCGCCCTGACCAGCTGGACAAAGTGGAGCAGTATCGCAGAAGAGAGGCCCGGAAGAAGGCCTCTGTGGAGGCCAGATTAAAG GCTGCAATCCAGTCACAGTTGGATGGCGTGCGCACGGGCCTGAGCCAGCTCCATAACGCGCTGAACGACGTCAAGGACATCCAGCAGTCCCTGGCGGATGTCAGCAAGGACTGGAGGCAGAGCATCAACACCATCGAGAGCCTCAAGGACGTGAAGGACGCGGTTGTGCGGCACAGCCAGCTCGCTGCCGCCGTGGAGAACCTGAAGAACATCTTCTCAG TGCCCGAGATCGTGAGGGAGACGCAGGACCTCATCGAGCACGGGGAGCTGCTGCAGGCCCACCGGAAGCTGATGGACCTGGAGTGCTCCCGGGACGGGCTGATGTATGAGCAGTACCGCATGGACAGCGGGAACACGCGTGACATGGCCCTCATCCACAGCTACTTTGGGAGCACGCAGGTGCTGTCCGACGAGTTGGCCAAGCAGCTGTGGATGGTGCTGCAGAGGTCACTGGTCACCGTGCGCCGCGACCCCACCTTGCTCGTCTCTGTCGTCAGGATCATCGAGAGGGAAGAGAAGATTGACCGGCGCACACTCGACCGGAAAAGGCAGACTGGCTTCGTGCCTCCCGGGAGACCCAAGAACTGGAAGGAGAAGATGTTCACCATCCTGGACAGAACAGTTACCACCAGGATCGAGGGCACGCAGGCGGACACCAGGGAGTCGGACAGGATGTGGCTCGTGCGCCACCTGGAGATCATACGGAAGTACGTGCTGGACGACCTCACTGTTGCCAAGAACCTGCTGGCGCAGTGCTTCCCGCCGCACTATGAGATCTTCCGGAGCCTGCTGCGCACCTACCACCAGGCCCTGAGCGCGCGCATGCAGGACCTTGCAGCAGAGGACCTGGAAGCAAATGAGATCGTCAGCCTGCTGACCTGGGTTTTGAACACTTACACCAG CGTGGAGATGATGGGGAACGCGGAGCTGGCCCCCGAGGTGGACGTGGCCCTCCTGGAGCCTTTGCTCTCTGCAGACGTGGTCTCTGCGCTGCTCGACACCTACATGTCCACGCTGACC TCCAACATCATTGCCTGGCTGCGGAAGGCCCTGGAGACCGACAGGAAGGACTGGATGAAGGAGACAGAGCCCGAGGCCGACCAGGACGGCTACTATCAGACGACGCTGCCTGCCATCGTGTTCCAG ATGTTCGAGCAGAACCTTCAAGTTGCTGCTCAGATAAGTGAAGATTTGAAAACAAAGGTACTAGTTTTGTGTCTTCAGCAAATGAATTCTTTCTTAAGTAG GTACAAGGAGGAGGCGCAGCTGTACAGGGACGAGCATCTGCGGGACCGGCAGCGCCCGCACTGCTACGTGCAGTACATGGTGGCCGTCGTCAACAACTGCCAGACCTTCAA AGAGTCCATAGTCAGCTTAAAAAAGAAGTATCTGAAGCACGAAGCGGAAGAAGGCGTGTCTCTGAGCCAGCCGAGCATGGATGGGGTTTTGGATGCCATTGCCAAAGAGGGCTGCAGCAGCCTGCTGGAGGAAGTCTTCCTGGACCTAGAG CAACATCTCAATGAACTGATGACAAAGAAGTGGCTGTTAGGGTCGAACGCTGTAGACATCATCTGTGTCACTGTGGAAGACTATTTCAATGATTTTGCCAAAATTAAGAAGCCGTATAGAAAG CGGATGATCGCTGAGGCGCATCGGCGCGCGGTGCAGGAGTACCTGCGGGCCGTCATGCAGAAGCGCATCTCCTTCCGCGGCGCCGAGGAGCGCAAGGACGGCGCGGAGCGCATGGTGCGCGAGGCCGAGCAGCTGCGCTTCCTCTTCCGCAAGCTGGCTTCC GGCTTTGGCGAGGAGATGGACAGCTACTGTGACACCATCATCGCTGTCGCGGAGGTCATCAAGCTCACGGACCCCTCTCTGCTCTACCTGGAGGTCTCGACTCTGGTCAGCAAGTACCCGGACATCAG GGACGACCACATCGGGGCACTGCTGGCCATGCGGGGGGACGCCAGCCGGGACATGAAGCAGACCATCATCGAGACATTGGAGCAGGGGCCGGCCCAGGCCAGCCCCGACTACGTGCCCATTTTCAAGGATATCGTGGTTCCCAGCCTCAACGTGGCCAAGCTCCTCAAGTAG